The Seriola aureovittata isolate HTS-2021-v1 ecotype China chromosome 3, ASM2101889v1, whole genome shotgun sequence genome includes a region encoding these proteins:
- the melk gene encoding maternal embryonic leucine zipper kinase, which translates to MPVERTEHRGADELYRYYEVYETIGSGGFAKVKLGRHIQTGEKVAIKIMNKKDLGDDLPRVKVEIEAMKNLSHQHVCCLYQVIETSTQIFMVLEYCPGGELFDYIIAKDRLSEEETRVFFRQIVSALAYVHSQGYAHRDLKPENLLIDEDHNLKLIDFGLCAKPKGGLGYELMTCCGSPAYAAPELIQGKAYIGSEADVWSMGVLLFALLCGYLPFDDDNCMVLYRKITRGKYDNPQWLSPGSVLLLNQMMQVDPKRRLTVRQMLDHPWMMKDYNSPVEWYSRQPLGHIDEDCITEMAVNMKRSRESTTALVKEWRYDQTTATYLLLLSKKRRGKPVRLYPEPTVCEDSCSPLHQGLQSRQALHFSEDEDAVIVGSLDFCSEYIDDCPWISVTQHTSQGVRGRPDGIANNKDTRLASPSVEKRCAYTTTPERGRTNAQHRQERRERDQHRTSENKENIAVQEKDVEIFALPPPRTPVSSKKNARPNKIVLTTPNQNANVISSKPNAVTPKGEGSASREHNKKRTAENKEPANIEILTFSPERRSRSLDMAVMGDSGKKKRGGKMFGSLERGLDKVITMLTPSKRRALRDGPRRIKAQYNVTLTSQTNPDQVLNQILSILPEKNVDFTQKGYTLKCQTWGDFGKVTMAFELEVCLLQRPEVVGVRRQRLKGDAWVYKHLVEDILSTSSI; encoded by the exons ATGCCTGTGGAAAGGACGGAGCACCGCGGAGCCGATGAGCTCTACAGATACTATGAGGTTTACGAGACTATCGGCTCAG GAGGCTTTGCCAAAGTCAAGCTGGGTCGGCACATCCAGACAGGAGAGAAAGTTGCCATTAAAATCATGAATAAGAAAGATTTGGGG GATGACCTGCCCCGTGTAAAGGTGGAGATTGAGGCCATGAAGAACCTGAGTCATCAACACGTTTGTTGTCTTTATCAGGTCATAGAGACCTCCACCCAGATCTTCATGGTGCTAGAG taTTGTCCAGGGGGGGAGTTGTTTGATTACATCATAGCAAAGGACCGTCTGTCAGAGGAAGAGACCAGGGTGTTTTTCAGACAGATTGTGTCTGCGCTGGCTTACGTCCACAGCCAGGGATATGCCCACAGAGATCTAAAACCG gaAAACTTGTTGATTGATGAAGACCACAACTTGAAGCTCATAGACTTTGGCCTTTGTGCCAAACCTAAG GGAGGTCTGGGTTATGAGCTGATGACATGTTGCGGCAGCCCTGCTTATGCTGCTCCTGAGCTCATCCAGGGAAAAGCATATATTGGTTCAGAG GCTGATGTGTGGAGTATGGGGGTACTGCTGTTCGCTCTTCTCTGTGGATACCTGCCTTTCGATGACGACAACTGCATGGTCCTCTACAGGAAGATTACA AGAGGTAAATACGACAACCCCCAGTGGCTCTCTCCAGGTAGTGTTCTCCTCCTCAACCAGATGATGCAG GTGGACCCCAAGCGGCGTCTTACTGTTCGACAAATGCTGGACCATCCCTGGATGATGAAAGACTACAACAGCCCTGTGGAGTGGTACAGCAGGCAGCCG CTTGGACACATAGATGAGGACTGTATCACTGAGATGGCAGTCAACATGAAGCGTTCGAGAGAGAGCACCACAGCACTGGTGAAGGAG TGGCGGTATGACCAGACCACAGCCACCTACCTGCTTCTGCTGTCAAAGAAACGGAGGGGAAAGCCTGTCCGCCTGTACCCTGAGCCAACTGTCTGTGAAGactcctgctctcctctgcaCCAGGGACTTCAG tctAGGCAAGCCCTTCATTTTAGCGAGGATGAAGATGCTGTGATTGTGGGGTCTTTGGACTTTTGTTCAGAATACATTGATGACTGTCCGTGGATTTCAGTCACACAACATACATCCCAGGGGGTCAGAGGTCGGCCAGATGGAATCGCAAACAACAAAGATACG AGACTGGCATCTCCATCAGTGGAGAAAAGATGTGCTTATACCACAACTCCAGAGAGGGGGCGAACGAATGCACAGCACCgccaggagaggagagaaagagaccaACACCGAACCAGTGAGAACAAGGAGAATATTGCTGTTCAGGAGAAAGATGTTGAAATTTTTGCATTGCCTCCTCCTCGAACTCCAGTGTCCAGCAAGAAGAATGCACGCCCCAACAAGATTGTGTTGACCACACCAAATCAAAATGCTAACGTCATTAGCAGCAAACCCAATGCAGTGACACCTAAAG GTGAAGGCAGTGCCTCTAGAGAACACAACAagaagagaacagcagagaacaaggAGCCTGCAAACATTGAAATACTGACCTTCAGTCCTGAGAGAAG GTCTCGGTCTCTGGACATGGCCGTTATGGGAGACagtgggaagaagaagagaggagggaagatgTTTGGTTCTCTGGAGAGAGGTCTTGATAAGGTGATCACCATGCTCACTCCCAGCAAGAGACGAGCCCTGCGTGACGGCCCACGCAGGATCAAG GCACAATACAATGTGACTTTGACTAGTCAGACAAACCCAGACCAGGTGCTTAACCAGATCCTCTCCATCCTGCCAGAGAAAAATGTCGACTTTACACAGAAAGG GTATACCCTAAAGTGTCAGACCTGGGGCGACTTTGGGAAGGTGACAATGGCGTTTGAGCTGGAGGTGTGCCTGCTGCAGAGGCCAGAGGTAGTCGGAGTCCGCCGCCAGAGGCTGAAGGGAGACGCTTGGGTCTACAAGCACCTGGTTGAGGATATCCTCTCCACATCCAGTATTTAA